From a single Halobellus ruber genomic region:
- a CDS encoding DUF5778 family protein → MSEILDEDLYRRTKALLEPGEIELVGAVVHTDLGGEEDLEMHELTVDIDEVIAEHAGKGETYIYAGNDTEEFASNQFQGLTLDDAFVWECQQLLREGTFDIVFYYEATVEQESLVADLESLQYVDGVTAVP, encoded by the coding sequence ATGAGCGAAATTCTCGACGAGGACCTCTACCGGCGGACCAAGGCCCTCCTGGAACCCGGGGAGATCGAACTCGTCGGCGCGGTCGTCCACACCGACCTCGGGGGCGAGGAGGACTTGGAGATGCACGAACTCACGGTCGACATCGACGAGGTCATCGCCGAACACGCCGGGAAGGGTGAGACGTACATCTACGCCGGCAACGACACCGAGGAGTTCGCGTCGAACCAGTTCCAGGGGCTGACGCTCGACGACGCGTTCGTCTGGGAGTGTCAGCAGCTCCTCCGCGAGGGGACCTTCGACATCGTGTTCTACTACGAGGCGACCGTCGAGCAGGAGTCGCTGGTTGCCGACCTCGAATCCCTGCAGTATGTCGACGGCGTGACGGCGGTCCCGTAG
- the hemA gene encoding glutamyl-tRNA reductase has protein sequence MDTEVIRGARVSHERASVDQIEAAAGESARGVVESLLAHDGIREAFALQTCNRAEAYVVADSTEAGRAALSLLGAGLDDGSVVVEMGHEESLRHLMRVAAGLESLVVGEDQILGQFKRAVEVARGAGGLGPTLETGLTKAVHVGERARTETVINDGATSIGTAAVRLAERETALEGATALVVGAGEMGKLAATALADAGVGELIVANRTVPHAEHVANCVDADARAMSLDDVEDALTAADVVVTATDNSEYVVDADDVAAAGETLVVDLAQPRDVDPAAGEAGAVEIRDMDDLESVTAETRANREAAAREVEAMIDAEFDRLLDEYKRRQADEAIGTMYEAAERIKAREVETAVSQLEAAGGLTDDQREAVESMADALVGQLLAAPTKSLREAAAEDDWETIRTAMQLFDPGFGDGPPGGDGRPEGAPDGIPIGNSEEGGLRRDGGSLRPPVEGRSDD, from the coding sequence ATGGACACGGAAGTGATCCGTGGGGCCCGTGTGTCGCACGAGCGGGCGAGCGTCGACCAGATCGAGGCGGCCGCGGGCGAAAGCGCCCGGGGCGTCGTCGAGTCGCTGCTCGCCCACGACGGGATCAGGGAGGCGTTCGCGCTGCAGACGTGTAACCGCGCGGAGGCCTACGTCGTCGCCGACTCCACCGAGGCCGGACGGGCGGCGCTGTCGCTGCTCGGCGCCGGACTCGACGACGGGAGCGTGGTGGTCGAGATGGGCCACGAGGAGAGCCTCCGGCACCTGATGCGGGTGGCCGCCGGGCTGGAGTCGCTGGTCGTCGGCGAGGACCAGATTCTCGGGCAGTTCAAACGCGCCGTCGAGGTCGCCCGCGGCGCGGGCGGGCTGGGGCCAACCCTGGAGACCGGGCTGACGAAGGCGGTGCACGTGGGCGAACGCGCCCGCACCGAGACGGTGATCAACGACGGCGCGACCTCGATCGGCACGGCGGCCGTCAGGCTTGCCGAACGCGAGACGGCGCTCGAGGGGGCAACCGCCCTGGTCGTCGGCGCGGGCGAGATGGGGAAACTCGCCGCCACGGCGCTCGCCGACGCCGGCGTCGGGGAACTGATCGTCGCCAACCGGACGGTCCCCCACGCCGAGCACGTCGCCAACTGCGTCGACGCCGACGCCCGGGCGATGTCGCTCGACGACGTCGAGGACGCCCTGACGGCGGCCGACGTGGTCGTGACCGCGACGGACAACTCCGAGTACGTGGTCGACGCCGACGACGTTGCGGCGGCGGGCGAGACGCTCGTCGTCGACCTCGCACAGCCGCGGGACGTCGATCCGGCGGCCGGGGAGGCCGGCGCGGTCGAGATCCGGGATATGGACGACCTCGAGTCGGTGACCGCGGAGACCCGAGCGAACCGGGAGGCGGCCGCGCGGGAGGTCGAGGCGATGATCGACGCGGAGTTCGACCGGCTGCTCGACGAGTACAAGCGCCGGCAGGCCGACGAGGCCATCGGCACGATGTACGAGGCCGCAGAGCGGATCAAGGCCCGCGAGGTCGAGACCGCGGTCTCACAGCTGGAAGCTGCCGGCGGGTTGACCGACGACCAGCGGGAGGCCGTCGAGTCGATGGCGGACGCCCTCGTCGGGCAGTTGCTCGCCGCACCGACCAAGAGCCTCCGGGAGGCCGCCGCCGAGGACGACTGGGAGACCATCCGGACCGCGATGCAGCTGTTCGATCCCGGGTTCGGGGACGGGCCCCCCGGCGGCGACGGGAGGCCGGAGGGTGCCCCCGACGGAATCCCGATCGGGAACTCCGAGGAGGGCGGGCTGCGACGCGACGGCGGGTCG
- a CDS encoding MBL fold metallo-hydrolase, with the protein MPIGELYSVDGASDVHYVDVGTHGVPNYGSVYAVDAEEPAIVDTGTGRNDDRVLDALDELDIDPETVRHILLTHAHLDHAGGAGALVEACPNATVRIHEAGAPHLVDPDRLVAGTKEAVGDHWEFYADPVPLPEARVASLTDGDEVDLGDRTLAVHGAPGHAPHQVLFHEAEDDLLFTGDAAGIYVPGRGIKESSPPPQFDLEGCLDDVRTIEGIAPDTLCFGHFGAVTYRPELMAEYKRTLVEWVEAVRRKRAELGDDDAVREHFADTTDLADVWSDRKARAEERLNVRGVLVALDRGKA; encoded by the coding sequence ATGCCAATCGGGGAGCTGTACTCGGTCGACGGCGCCAGCGACGTCCACTACGTCGACGTCGGCACTCACGGCGTCCCGAACTACGGGTCGGTCTACGCCGTCGACGCCGAAGAGCCCGCGATCGTCGACACCGGCACCGGACGGAACGACGACCGTGTGCTCGACGCCTTGGACGAACTCGACATCGACCCGGAGACAGTCCGGCACATCCTCCTGACGCACGCCCACCTGGACCACGCCGGCGGCGCGGGCGCGCTCGTCGAGGCGTGTCCGAACGCGACCGTCCGGATCCACGAGGCCGGTGCCCCCCACCTCGTCGACCCCGACCGGCTCGTCGCGGGCACGAAGGAGGCGGTCGGCGACCACTGGGAGTTCTACGCCGACCCCGTTCCGCTCCCCGAAGCGCGCGTCGCGTCCCTGACCGACGGCGACGAGGTCGACCTCGGCGACCGAACGCTCGCGGTCCACGGCGCGCCGGGCCACGCCCCCCACCAGGTGTTGTTTCACGAGGCCGAAGACGATCTGCTGTTTACCGGCGACGCCGCCGGGATCTACGTCCCCGGACGGGGGATCAAGGAGTCGTCGCCGCCGCCGCAGTTCGACCTGGAGGGGTGTCTCGACGACGTCCGGACCATCGAGGGGATAGCCCCCGACACCCTCTGTTTCGGCCACTTCGGCGCGGTAACCTACCGGCCGGAACTGATGGCTGAGTACAAGCGCACGCTGGTGGAGTGGGTCGAGGCGGTCCGACGGAAGCGCGCCGAACTCGGCGACGACGATGCGGTCCGCGAGCACTTCGCCGACACGACGGATCTGGCGGACGTCTGGAGCGACCGGAAGGCGCGCGCCGAGGAGCGGCTGAACGTCCGCGGCGTGCTCGTCGCGCTGGATCGCGGGAAGGCGTAA
- the purS gene encoding phosphoribosylformylglycinamidine synthase subunit PurS, which translates to MTTYTATVTVRLKRGVLDPEAETTKRALERLGFELEALRSADRFEVDLEADSASAAADRADEMAERLLANPTIHDYDVEVDDSE; encoded by the coding sequence ATGACGACGTACACCGCGACGGTGACGGTTCGGCTCAAGCGGGGCGTGCTGGATCCCGAGGCCGAGACGACGAAGCGGGCGCTCGAACGCCTGGGGTTCGAGCTCGAAGCCCTCCGGTCGGCGGACCGCTTCGAGGTCGACTTAGAGGCCGACTCCGCGTCGGCCGCGGCCGACCGCGCCGACGAGATGGCCGAGCGGCTGCTCGCGAACCCGACGATCCACGACTACGACGTCGAGGTGGACGACTCGGAATGA
- a CDS encoding MEDS domain-containing protein: protein MYSETTPDGGGPETLPEEPEIVSEFAEADLCRHLALFYESTECQLVTCAAFVRRELGRGRRVLYLCDDNDPADVRAALRTAGIDTGVRGADGDLSIEDAEAVYLDDGFDPDRMTTELEAQAERAVESGYSGLSVAGENTWCFHTEHSFDRILDFESLFDDRAPDLPVTALCQYRVGRFDGESIGKALWTHEQLVYKGRVCENPFYVPPEEFDGSEEPQSNGKLMLEQAHSLEEARKGLERREQRIGVLNRALRHNIRNETNVILGHLRDVLESEELPDETRERIAVTLRNAERILRTSEKARHVEATLSEGDPEPTDPERVIAEAVERVKDRHPEVEVTTSVDGSRTVFTDGNFDEAVEELVENAVRHQPESPPRVDVSIATVEDATRVEVTNPGDPIPEDDRRALETGQQTPLLHGQGFGLWMVKWTVENANGRLEFPEADGECRVRIELPGAAAVEPQATFE from the coding sequence GTGTACTCGGAGACGACTCCAGACGGAGGCGGACCCGAAACGCTTCCCGAGGAGCCGGAGATCGTTTCGGAGTTCGCCGAGGCTGATCTCTGTCGGCACTTGGCGCTGTTCTACGAGTCGACCGAGTGCCAACTCGTCACCTGCGCCGCGTTCGTTCGGCGGGAGCTTGGCCGCGGGCGTCGGGTGCTGTACCTGTGTGACGACAACGACCCCGCCGACGTCAGGGCCGCACTCCGGACTGCGGGGATCGACACCGGTGTGCGGGGGGCGGACGGCGACCTCTCGATCGAGGACGCCGAAGCCGTCTATCTCGACGACGGGTTCGACCCGGACCGGATGACAACGGAACTCGAAGCCCAGGCAGAGCGGGCCGTCGAGTCGGGCTACTCCGGGCTAAGCGTCGCGGGCGAGAACACGTGGTGCTTCCACACGGAGCACTCGTTCGATCGCATCCTCGACTTCGAGTCGCTTTTCGACGACCGCGCCCCCGACCTCCCGGTCACGGCACTGTGTCAGTATCGGGTTGGCCGCTTCGACGGGGAGTCGATCGGGAAGGCGCTGTGGACCCACGAACAGCTCGTCTACAAGGGACGGGTGTGTGAGAACCCGTTCTACGTGCCGCCGGAGGAGTTCGACGGCAGCGAGGAACCCCAGTCCAACGGGAAGCTGATGTTGGAACAGGCCCACAGCCTGGAGGAGGCGCGGAAAGGCCTGGAACGTCGGGAGCAGCGGATCGGGGTGCTCAACCGGGCCCTCAGGCACAATATCCGCAACGAGACGAACGTGATACTCGGGCACCTCCGCGACGTGTTGGAGTCCGAAGAGCTCCCCGACGAGACCCGCGAACGGATCGCCGTGACGCTGCGAAACGCCGAGCGGATCCTTCGGACCTCCGAGAAGGCGCGGCACGTCGAAGCGACCCTCTCGGAGGGCGATCCCGAACCAACCGACCCCGAGCGGGTGATCGCGGAGGCAGTAGAGAGGGTGAAAGACCGCCATCCCGAAGTCGAGGTGACGACGTCCGTGGACGGCTCCCGGACCGTGTTCACCGACGGGAACTTCGACGAGGCGGTCGAGGAACTGGTCGAGAATGCGGTCAGACACCAGCCGGAGTCGCCGCCGCGGGTCGACGTGTCGATCGCGACCGTCGAGGACGCCACTCGGGTGGAGGTCACGAACCCCGGCGACCCGATCCCGGAGGACGACAGACGAGCGCTGGAAACGGGGCAACAGACCCCGCTGCTCCACGGCCAGGGATTCGGACTGTGGATGGTGAAGTGGACCGTGGAGAACGCAAACGGGCGGCTTGAGTTCCCGGAAGCCGACGGGGAGTGCCGGGTCCGGATCGAGCTTCCGGGGGCCGCCGCGGTCGAACCGCAGGCGACGTTCGAGTAG
- the purQ gene encoding phosphoribosylformylglycinamidine synthase I → MTVAVVQFGGSNCDRDAVRALSHLGVDAERVWHEDGLPAATEGIVIPGGFSYGDYLRAGAMAAHSPITDAVCDAADDGVPVLGVCNGAQIGCEAKLTPGAFTTNESARFQCEYVHLRVENADTPWTAAYDEGEVLSVPIAHGEGRFEIGDDRYDDLVADDRVLFRYCDADGTVTDDANPNGSKGNVAGILGERETVAVLMPHPERASLPDLNRSVDGQGVLRAFA, encoded by the coding sequence GTGACAGTCGCTGTCGTCCAGTTCGGCGGCTCGAACTGCGACCGCGACGCCGTCCGCGCGCTCTCGCACCTCGGCGTCGACGCCGAACGCGTCTGGCACGAGGACGGCCTGCCCGCAGCCACTGAGGGGATCGTCATCCCCGGGGGGTTCTCCTACGGCGACTACCTCCGGGCGGGGGCGATGGCGGCGCACTCGCCGATTACGGACGCGGTCTGCGACGCGGCCGACGACGGCGTGCCCGTCCTCGGCGTCTGCAACGGCGCCCAGATCGGCTGCGAGGCGAAACTGACTCCCGGCGCGTTCACCACCAACGAAAGCGCCCGCTTCCAGTGTGAGTACGTCCACCTCCGGGTCGAGAACGCCGACACGCCGTGGACCGCTGCCTACGACGAAGGCGAGGTGCTGTCGGTGCCGATCGCCCACGGCGAGGGCCGCTTCGAGATCGGCGACGACCGCTACGACGACCTCGTCGCCGACGATCGGGTCCTGTTCCGCTACTGCGACGCCGACGGAACCGTGACCGACGACGCCAACCCCAACGGCTCGAAGGGCAACGTCGCGGGGATCCTCGGGGAGCGGGAGACCGTTGCCGTTCTGATGCCCCACCCCGAGCGAGCGTCGCTGCCGGATTTGAACCGGAGCGTCGACGGGCAGGGCGTGCTGCGGGCGTTCGCCTGA
- a CDS encoding precorrin-2 dehydrogenase/sirohydrochlorin ferrochelatase family protein: protein MIPLYHDFTDQTVLIFGGGPVGARKARRFAAEARVVVVSPAFEADDFGGADLIRARPAADDVGRWFDRTTPALAVAATDDDGVNDAVAAAARDRGVLLNRADRSAAIGDGGDDAEDPDAAGPPADVVVPATVTDGDVRVAISTGGRSPALAKYLRERIGSEIEGAEGMADLTADLRAELRASDLEPSERRDAVRAVVRSSEVWKGLRTGTPNPRREATRVIRNTTGGDRWTRK, encoded by the coding sequence ATGATCCCGCTGTACCACGACTTCACCGACCAGACCGTGCTGATCTTCGGCGGCGGTCCCGTGGGGGCGCGGAAGGCCCGGCGGTTCGCCGCGGAGGCCCGGGTGGTCGTCGTGAGCCCCGCCTTCGAGGCCGACGACTTCGGCGGCGCGGACCTGATCCGCGCACGCCCCGCCGCCGACGACGTGGGGAGGTGGTTCGACCGGACGACGCCCGCCCTGGCGGTGGCCGCGACCGACGACGACGGCGTGAACGACGCGGTGGCGGCGGCGGCGCGGGACCGCGGCGTCCTCCTGAATCGGGCCGACCGGAGCGCGGCGATCGGGGACGGCGGGGACGACGCCGAGGACCCCGACGCCGCCGGCCCGCCGGCCGACGTGGTGGTGCCCGCGACCGTGACAGACGGGGACGTGCGGGTTGCGATCTCGACCGGGGGCCGAAGCCCGGCCCTGGCAAAGTACCTCCGCGAGCGGATCGGATCGGAGATCGAGGGCGCCGAAGGGATGGCCGACCTCACCGCCGACCTCCGGGCGGAACTCCGGGCGTCGGACCTGGAGCCGTCCGAGCGCCGTGATGCGGTTCGGGCCGTCGTCAGGAGCTCGGAAGTTTGGAAGGGTTTACGTACGGGGACCCCCAATCCTCGCCGAGAGGCGACACGCGTGATACGAAACACGACGGGGGGTGACCGATGGACACGGAAGTGA
- a CDS encoding aldehyde ferredoxin oxidoreductase family protein produces MTDLGGFNDHVARIDLSGDDVQYEGIDQEDAEKYIGGRGLGAKYVFDQGPDVDPEGPENLLAFANGPLTGTQAPMSGRIAVCTKSPLTGTVTDSHHGGWSGARLKWAGFDGLLFEGEADDPVYAYVEDGEVELRDASELWGLGVHDTMDEIEEEHEGAFGKNLSAMAIGPAGENGVKYACIVNEDDRASGRGGTGCVMGSKGLKAVVIKSGTRMPKPAEPETFTEGYQQAMKLIQESDVTAPNEGGLSMYGTNVLMNLTEEMDGLPTRNAKYTSTHSEAEAEPDDVNIDAEKVSGENVRENILVDEPTCHSCPVACKKETEVTYERKGEELNVRGESYEYESAFALGPNSMNDDRDSIAVMINMCNDLGMDTIEAGNMIAMAMEMTEEGKLDDLNDVDGRSPSASGTESHSGIDWGDTEHMLDLLEEIAHRDSELGDLLAKGARRVAEEKDAHDNSLAVKGQTIPAYDPRAMKGMGIGYATSNRGACHLRGYTPSAEILGIPEKVDPTEWEGKGELCALFQDLHAISDSFDICKFNAFAEGIDEYVDQYNGMTGRDLTEDELMEAGDRIYTLERYYNNLAGFDGADDSLPGRFVEGHENAIPGQGGMEGELCELDEMKREYYDRRGWVDGVVPDDRLEELGIDVGPGTGVSTGDSPAPADD; encoded by the coding sequence ATGACCGACTTAGGCGGATTCAACGACCACGTCGCCCGGATCGATCTTTCGGGCGACGACGTACAGTACGAGGGAATCGACCAGGAGGACGCCGAGAAGTACATCGGCGGCCGCGGTCTCGGAGCGAAGTACGTCTTCGATCAGGGCCCCGACGTCGACCCGGAGGGACCGGAGAACCTGCTCGCGTTCGCCAACGGTCCGCTTACCGGGACGCAAGCCCCGATGAGCGGGCGGATCGCGGTCTGTACCAAATCCCCGCTGACGGGGACGGTCACCGACTCCCACCACGGCGGCTGGTCGGGCGCGCGGCTCAAGTGGGCAGGCTTCGACGGCCTGTTGTTCGAGGGCGAGGCCGACGACCCGGTGTACGCCTACGTCGAGGACGGCGAGGTCGAACTCCGGGACGCATCCGAGCTGTGGGGGCTCGGCGTCCACGACACGATGGACGAGATCGAGGAAGAACACGAAGGGGCGTTCGGGAAGAACCTCTCGGCGATGGCGATCGGTCCCGCCGGCGAGAACGGCGTGAAGTACGCCTGCATCGTCAACGAGGACGACCGGGCCTCCGGCCGCGGCGGCACCGGCTGTGTGATGGGCTCGAAGGGGCTGAAGGCCGTCGTGATCAAGTCCGGGACGCGGATGCCGAAGCCCGCAGAGCCTGAAACGTTCACCGAGGGCTACCAGCAGGCGATGAAACTCATCCAGGAGTCCGACGTCACCGCCCCCAACGAGGGCGGGCTCTCGATGTACGGCACCAACGTCCTGATGAACCTCACCGAGGAGATGGACGGGCTTCCCACCCGGAACGCCAAGTACACCTCGACGCACTCCGAGGCCGAGGCCGAACCCGACGACGTCAACATCGACGCCGAGAAGGTCTCCGGCGAGAACGTCCGGGAGAACATCCTGGTCGACGAGCCGACGTGTCACTCGTGTCCGGTCGCGTGTAAGAAGGAGACCGAGGTCACCTACGAGCGGAAGGGCGAGGAGCTGAACGTCCGCGGGGAGTCCTACGAGTACGAGTCGGCGTTCGCGCTCGGCCCCAACTCGATGAACGACGACCGCGACTCCATCGCCGTGATGATCAACATGTGCAACGACCTCGGGATGGACACAATCGAGGCCGGCAACATGATCGCGATGGCGATGGAGATGACCGAGGAGGGCAAACTCGACGATCTCAACGACGTCGACGGGCGGAGCCCGTCTGCGAGTGGGACGGAGTCCCACTCTGGCATCGACTGGGGCGACACCGAGCATATGCTCGATCTCCTCGAGGAGATCGCCCACCGCGACTCCGAGCTCGGCGACCTGCTTGCGAAGGGCGCCCGCCGCGTCGCCGAGGAGAAGGACGCCCACGACAACTCCCTGGCCGTCAAGGGCCAGACGATCCCCGCCTACGACCCCCGCGCGATGAAGGGGATGGGGATCGGCTACGCCACCTCGAACCGCGGCGCGTGTCACCTCCGCGGCTACACGCCGTCGGCGGAGATCCTGGGCATCCCGGAGAAGGTCGACCCGACCGAGTGGGAGGGCAAAGGCGAGCTGTGTGCCCTCTTCCAGGACCTCCACGCGATCTCCGACTCCTTCGACATCTGCAAGTTCAACGCATTCGCGGAGGGCATCGACGAGTACGTCGACCAGTACAACGGGATGACCGGCCGCGACCTCACCGAGGACGAGCTGATGGAGGCCGGCGACCGGATCTACACCCTCGAACGGTACTACAACAACCTCGCCGGCTTCGACGGCGCGGACGACTCGCTGCCGGGGCGGTTCGTGGAGGGCCACGAGAACGCGATCCCCGGCCAGGGCGGGATGGAAGGCGAGCTGTGTGAGCTCGACGAGATGAAACGGGAGTACTACGACCGCCGCGGGTGGGTCGACGGGGTCGTTCCCGACGACCGGCTCGAGGAGCTCGGCATCGACGTCGGGCCGGGCACGGGCGTCTCCACGGGCGACAGCCCCGCCCCCGCCGACGACTGA
- a CDS encoding archaeosine biosynthesis radical SAM protein RaSEA, whose protein sequence is MSQPSPEVYERGKGMDAHNQVMRAVRAEKDKHYDPHEPTRVWLDEDNTPDGVVTSLTIILNTGGCRWARAGGCTMCGYVAESVEGGSVAHDALMDQIDVCLEHEAENIGGSETPRADGEAVDAEERADLIKIYTSGSFLDEREVGAETRAAIADTFADRERIVVESLPDFVDRDKLADFTDVGLSTDVAVGLETATDRVRHDCVNKYFDFADFEAACAEVREADAAADGVDAGVKAYLLMKPPFLSESEAVDDMISSVRRCAAVDGCHTVSMNPCNVQRYTMVDELFFRGGYRPPWLWSVTEVLEATADVDAIVVSDPVGHGSDRGPHNCGECDDRVQTAIKDFDRRQDPAVFEQVHCECEATWEYVLDAETSYAMPLSR, encoded by the coding sequence ATGAGCCAGCCGAGCCCGGAGGTCTACGAGCGTGGCAAGGGGATGGACGCCCACAACCAGGTGATGCGGGCGGTTCGTGCGGAGAAGGACAAACACTACGACCCCCACGAGCCCACGCGGGTCTGGCTGGACGAGGACAACACCCCCGACGGGGTGGTCACGTCGCTGACGATCATCCTCAACACCGGCGGGTGTCGGTGGGCTCGCGCCGGCGGGTGTACAATGTGCGGCTACGTGGCCGAGTCCGTCGAGGGCGGCAGCGTCGCCCACGACGCCCTGATGGACCAGATCGACGTCTGCCTGGAGCACGAGGCCGAGAACATCGGGGGGTCGGAGACGCCCCGCGCAGACGGCGAAGCCGTCGACGCGGAGGAGCGGGCGGACCTCATCAAGATCTACACCTCCGGGTCGTTCCTCGACGAACGGGAGGTCGGTGCCGAGACCCGGGCGGCGATCGCCGACACCTTCGCCGACCGCGAGCGGATCGTGGTGGAGTCGCTGCCGGACTTCGTCGACCGCGACAAACTCGCCGACTTCACCGACGTCGGGCTGTCGACGGACGTCGCGGTCGGGCTGGAGACCGCAACCGACCGAGTCCGCCACGACTGCGTGAACAAGTACTTCGATTTCGCGGACTTCGAGGCCGCCTGCGCTGAGGTCCGCGAGGCCGATGCCGCGGCTGACGGGGTCGACGCGGGCGTGAAGGCGTATCTCCTGATGAAACCCCCGTTCCTCTCGGAGTCGGAGGCGGTCGACGATATGATCTCCTCCGTCCGGCGGTGTGCCGCGGTCGACGGCTGTCACACCGTCTCGATGAACCCCTGTAACGTCCAGCGGTACACGATGGTGGACGAACTGTTCTTCCGGGGCGGCTACCGGCCGCCGTGGCTGTGGTCGGTCACCGAGGTGCTGGAGGCCACCGCCGACGTCGACGCCATCGTGGTGTCGGACCCCGTCGGCCACGGCTCCGACCGCGGCCCGCACAACTGCGGGGAGTGCGACGACCGGGTGCAGACGGCGATCAAGGACTTCGACCGCCGGCAGGACCCCGCGGTCTTCGAGCAGGTGCACTGCGAGTGTGAAGCCACCTGGGAGTACGTCCTCGACGCCGAGACCAGCTACGCGATGCCGCTTTCGCGTTAG
- the ahbB gene encoding siroheme decarboxylase subunit beta yields MNNPDAETGELTRLDRAIINAFQGGFPVVERPFEPAAAALRERGVGVTATELRERIAHLDEAGTLSRFGALVNAEEIGGTATLVAMHAPEDRFDEVAEAVNSHREVAHNYEREHPHLNMWFVVSVADEDRVGEVLAEIEAETGQETYNMPKQREFRVEAKFLVDGPIEDGDVDLSDLGPEVTPTDRRTLAPVERDLVVEIQGGLPITDSPYADVADAIGADPAWVVGTIKRFEREGKVRRVGVVPNHYALGYTENGMTVWDVPDGVVETVGPAVASLPFVTHCYRRPRHEGVWPYNFFAMTHGRSAAESDRRIREVKQTMAEYWEVDEGDWDSLFSTRILKKTGIRLDERADANTE; encoded by the coding sequence ATGAACAACCCCGACGCCGAGACCGGGGAACTGACCCGCCTCGACCGGGCGATCATCAACGCCTTCCAGGGCGGATTCCCGGTCGTCGAGCGCCCGTTCGAGCCGGCGGCGGCCGCCCTCCGCGAGCGGGGGGTCGGCGTGACCGCGACGGAACTCCGCGAGCGGATCGCCCACCTCGACGAGGCGGGAACGCTGAGCCGGTTCGGCGCGCTCGTGAACGCCGAGGAGATCGGCGGGACCGCCACCCTGGTGGCGATGCACGCCCCCGAAGACCGGTTCGACGAGGTCGCCGAGGCCGTCAACAGCCACCGGGAGGTCGCGCACAACTACGAGCGGGAACACCCGCATCTGAATATGTGGTTCGTGGTCAGCGTCGCCGACGAGGACCGCGTGGGGGAGGTGCTGGCCGAGATCGAGGCCGAGACCGGCCAGGAAACGTACAATATGCCGAAACAGCGGGAGTTCCGGGTCGAAGCCAAGTTCCTCGTCGACGGCCCGATCGAGGACGGCGACGTGGATCTCTCCGATCTGGGCCCCGAGGTGACCCCCACCGACCGGCGGACGCTGGCGCCCGTCGAGCGCGACCTCGTGGTGGAGATCCAGGGGGGGCTGCCGATCACCGACAGCCCCTACGCCGACGTCGCCGACGCGATCGGGGCGGATCCCGCGTGGGTGGTCGGGACGATCAAGCGGTTCGAGCGGGAAGGGAAGGTCCGTCGCGTCGGCGTCGTTCCGAACCACTACGCCTTGGGCTACACCGAGAACGGGATGACCGTGTGGGACGTCCCCGACGGCGTAGTCGAGACGGTCGGCCCGGCGGTGGCGTCGCTTCCCTTTGTCACGCACTGCTATCGACGCCCCCGTCACGAGGGCGTGTGGCCGTACAACTTCTTCGCGATGACCCACGGCCGCTCGGCGGCCGAGAGCGACCGCCGGATCCGGGAGGTCAAGCAGACGATGGCGGAGTACTGGGAGGTCGACGAGGGCGACTGGGACTCGCTGTTCTCGACACGAATCCTGAAGAAGACCGGGATCAGGCTGGACGAACGCGCCGACGCCAACACGGAGTGA